A window of the Agrococcus jejuensis genome harbors these coding sequences:
- a CDS encoding MFS transporter, producing the protein MREVLANRAYAQLFSAQVVALVGTGLLTVALGLLAYDVAGADAGVVLGIALTIKMVAYVGVAPVVSALTSRVPRKALLVTADVVRALVALSLPFVTEVWQVYALVFVLQSASATFTPAFQAIIPEVLPDERQYTRALSLSRLAYDLEALVSPALAAALLTVVTFHELFVGTVVGFVASALLVLATALPARVAAAPSSFVDRLTRGVRVFWRERELRALLALDLAVAAPTAMVIVNTVVLVQGDLGRAQTDVALLLATYGAGSMLVALAVPRVLDRIPDRPVMLAGAAVVALGLVAAAAAQTLPDAVAWPTLVAVWVVLGAGNAGILTAGPRLIRRAASLDERPAAFAAQFSLSHACYLVTYPLAGVLGAAIGLPTTALVLAGIAALGLALATVTWRMRVPAQV; encoded by the coding sequence ATGCGTGAGGTGCTCGCGAACCGCGCCTACGCGCAGCTCTTCTCGGCGCAGGTCGTCGCGCTCGTCGGCACGGGGCTGCTCACCGTCGCCCTCGGCCTCCTCGCCTACGACGTCGCCGGGGCGGATGCGGGCGTCGTGCTGGGCATCGCGCTCACGATCAAGATGGTCGCGTACGTCGGCGTCGCGCCCGTCGTCTCGGCGCTCACGAGCCGCGTGCCGCGCAAGGCGCTGCTCGTGACGGCCGACGTCGTGCGCGCGCTCGTGGCGCTGAGCCTGCCGTTCGTGACCGAGGTGTGGCAGGTCTACGCGCTCGTGTTCGTGCTGCAGTCGGCGTCGGCCACGTTCACGCCCGCGTTCCAGGCGATCATCCCCGAGGTGCTGCCCGACGAGCGGCAGTACACGCGAGCCCTGTCGCTCTCGCGCCTCGCGTACGACCTCGAGGCGCTCGTGAGCCCGGCGCTCGCCGCGGCGCTGCTGACCGTCGTGACGTTCCACGAGCTGTTCGTCGGCACCGTCGTGGGCTTCGTCGCCTCCGCGCTGCTCGTGCTCGCCACGGCGCTGCCCGCACGCGTGGCGGCCGCCCCGTCGTCGTTCGTCGACCGGCTGACGCGCGGCGTGCGCGTGTTCTGGCGCGAACGCGAGCTGCGCGCCCTCCTCGCCCTCGACCTCGCGGTCGCAGCGCCGACCGCGATGGTCATCGTGAACACCGTCGTGCTCGTGCAGGGCGACCTCGGCCGCGCGCAGACCGACGTCGCGCTGCTGCTCGCCACCTACGGCGCAGGCTCGATGCTCGTCGCGCTCGCCGTCCCCCGCGTGCTCGACCGCATCCCCGACCGGCCCGTCATGCTCGCCGGAGCCGCGGTCGTCGCGCTCGGGCTCGTGGCCGCGGCTGCCGCGCAGACGCTGCCGGATGCGGTCGCCTGGCCGACGCTCGTGGCCGTGTGGGTCGTGCTGGGCGCGGGCAACGCCGGCATCCTCACGGCCGGGCCGCGCCTCATCCGCCGCGCGGCGTCGCTCGACGAGCGCCCGGCGGCGTTCGCGGCGCAGTTCTCGCTGTCGCACGCCTGCTACCTCGTGACCTACCCGCTGGCGGGCGTGCTCGGCGCGGCCATCGGGCTGCCGACGACGGCGCTCGTGCTCGCGGGCATCGCGGCGCTGGGCCTCGCGCTCGCGACGGTCACGTGGCGGATGCGGGTGCCCGCGCAGGTGTGA
- a CDS encoding ABC transporter permease: MLRGTGLLVAAHLRRDRLTLVLWTVLFAGLWASVGAGLGSSFDAQARSELVALIAADPSLRMLRGAPAGTSLGAVMVVSTLAYLGVAIALMATFLAVRHTRGDEDAGRAELVRSTPTGRLAPLVATAITGAIEVAIVSAGLLAGSLAIGLPAEGSALVALGVLLAGVAFVLVGLLAAQVMPSSRGANGLAAAIAGAAFVVRGVGDALADAGDDLAHVASAWPSWLSPIGWITQTHPFADPSDSAGWAPSWTPLALFAPLLLALGAVVVALESRRELGDSLVRERGGRATAHALLGTSLGLAVRLHRGAAIGWIAAAVVVGLFIGRVAPVAADAFEANPTLLALVQALGGTADDTIDTFVHALTGIVALVACAAVLQGATRMRTEELAHGEQVLATRTSRLGWFGATLAVALVAGVLVMTAFAAAASVSLASSDAARTGTVVAIAASMLPALGLYLAVGALLVAVLPGVGAWLGWLLLVVPMLVGELAPLFGDDWDWLQDVSPFHHLANPLATDPDWTASWWMLGGAAVALGVALAAFRRRDAAV; the protein is encoded by the coding sequence ATGCTCCGCGGCACCGGCCTCCTCGTCGCCGCCCACCTGCGGCGCGACCGCCTCACGCTCGTCCTCTGGACGGTGCTCTTCGCCGGCCTCTGGGCGTCGGTCGGCGCGGGCCTCGGCTCGTCGTTCGACGCGCAGGCCCGCTCCGAGCTCGTCGCCCTCATCGCCGCCGATCCGAGCCTGCGCATGCTGCGCGGCGCGCCCGCCGGCACGAGCCTCGGCGCGGTCATGGTGGTGTCGACCCTCGCGTACCTCGGCGTCGCGATCGCCCTCATGGCGACGTTCCTCGCCGTGCGGCACACGCGCGGCGACGAGGATGCGGGCCGCGCCGAGCTCGTGCGCTCGACGCCGACCGGTCGGCTCGCGCCGCTCGTCGCGACGGCGATCACGGGTGCGATCGAGGTCGCGATCGTGTCGGCGGGGCTGCTCGCCGGATCCCTCGCGATCGGCCTCCCCGCCGAGGGGTCGGCGCTCGTCGCGCTCGGCGTGCTGCTCGCCGGCGTCGCGTTCGTGCTCGTGGGGCTGCTCGCCGCGCAGGTCATGCCGTCGTCGCGCGGCGCCAACGGGCTCGCGGCGGCGATCGCCGGCGCCGCCTTCGTCGTGCGCGGCGTGGGGGATGCGCTCGCCGACGCGGGCGACGACCTCGCGCACGTCGCCTCGGCGTGGCCGTCGTGGCTGTCGCCGATCGGCTGGATCACGCAGACGCATCCGTTCGCCGACCCGTCCGACAGCGCTGGCTGGGCGCCGTCGTGGACGCCGCTCGCGCTCTTCGCACCGCTGCTCCTGGCGCTCGGCGCCGTCGTCGTGGCGCTCGAGTCGCGCCGCGAGCTCGGCGACTCGCTCGTGCGCGAGCGGGGCGGCCGTGCCACGGCGCACGCGCTGCTCGGCACCTCGCTCGGCCTCGCCGTGCGGCTGCATCGCGGCGCAGCGATCGGCTGGATCGCCGCCGCGGTCGTCGTGGGACTCTTCATCGGCCGCGTCGCGCCCGTCGCCGCCGACGCCTTCGAGGCGAACCCGACGCTGCTCGCGCTCGTGCAGGCGCTCGGCGGCACCGCCGACGACACGATCGACACCTTCGTGCACGCCCTCACGGGCATCGTCGCCCTCGTGGCGTGCGCCGCCGTGCTGCAGGGCGCGACGCGCATGCGCACGGAGGAGCTCGCGCACGGCGAGCAGGTGCTCGCCACCCGCACGTCGCGGCTCGGCTGGTTCGGCGCGACGCTCGCCGTCGCGCTCGTCGCGGGCGTGCTCGTGATGACGGCGTTCGCCGCCGCCGCATCCGTCTCGCTCGCGTCGTCGGATGCCGCGCGCACCGGCACGGTCGTGGCGATCGCGGCGTCGATGCTGCCGGCGTTGGGGCTCTACCTCGCGGTCGGTGCGCTGCTCGTGGCGGTGCTGCCGGGCGTCGGCGCCTGGCTCGGCTGGCTGCTGCTCGTCGTGCCGATGCTCGTCGGCGAGCTCGCGCCGCTCTTCGGCGACGACTGGGACTGGCTGCAGGACGTCAGTCCCTTCCACCATCTCGCGAACCCGCTCGCGACCGACCCCGACTGGACGGCGTCGTGGTGGATGCTCGGCGGCGCGGCGGTGGCGCTCGGCGTCGCGCTCGCGGCGTTCCGCCGACGCGACGCGGCGGTCTGA
- a CDS encoding ArsR/SmtB family transcription factor, with translation MHADNDARGVCQRYDLAAEVFGMLADATRVRIIVALRGGELPVGEIAERVGKTPAAASQHLAKLRLARMVLTRHEGTKVFYRLADDHASQLVADAVHQAEHTLGIAPQHAETAEEPTDA, from the coding sequence ATGCATGCAGATAACGATGCTCGGGGCGTGTGCCAGCGGTACGACCTCGCCGCCGAGGTGTTCGGGATGCTCGCCGACGCCACGCGCGTGCGCATCATCGTCGCGCTGCGCGGCGGCGAGCTGCCGGTGGGCGAGATCGCCGAGCGCGTCGGCAAGACGCCCGCGGCCGCATCCCAGCACCTCGCGAAGCTGCGCCTCGCGCGGATGGTGCTCACGCGCCACGAGGGCACGAAGGTCTTCTACCGACTGGCCGACGACCACGCGAGCCAGCTCGTCGCCGACGCCGTGCACCAGGCCGAGCACACGCTCGGCATCGCGCCGCAGCACGCCGAGACCGCCGAGGAGCCGACCGATGCGTGA
- the nucS gene encoding endonuclease NucS, whose protein sequence is MRLVIANCSVDYTGRLTAHLPLATRVLMLKADGSLLVHSDGGSYKPLNWMSPPCVVETSEPTEDQASAGVTALWTVTHQKTGDALVVRLHEVHSDTSHELGIDPGLTKDGVESHLQALLADQIELLGDGHELWRREYMTPIGPVDILARDAAGATVAVEIKRRGGIDGVEQLTRYLELMNRDPRIAPVSGVFAAQEIAPQARTLAEDRGIRCLVLDYDQMKGIESKRPTLF, encoded by the coding sequence GTGCGTCTCGTCATCGCGAACTGCTCCGTCGACTACACCGGGCGGCTCACCGCCCACCTCCCGCTCGCCACGCGCGTGCTCATGCTGAAGGCCGACGGCTCGCTGCTCGTGCACTCCGACGGCGGCTCGTACAAGCCGCTCAACTGGATGTCGCCGCCATGCGTCGTCGAGACGTCGGAGCCGACCGAGGACCAGGCGTCGGCCGGCGTGACCGCGCTGTGGACCGTCACGCACCAGAAGACCGGCGACGCGCTCGTCGTGCGCCTCCACGAGGTGCACTCGGACACGTCGCACGAGCTCGGCATCGACCCGGGCCTCACGAAGGACGGCGTCGAGTCGCACCTGCAGGCGCTGCTCGCCGACCAGATCGAGCTGCTCGGCGACGGCCACGAGCTGTGGCGCCGCGAGTACATGACGCCCATCGGCCCCGTCGACATCCTCGCGCGCGACGCGGCGGGCGCGACGGTCGCGGTCGAGATCAAGCGCCGCGGCGGCATCGACGGCGTCGAGCAGCTGACCCGCTACCTCGAGCTCATGAACCGCGACCCGCGCATCGCCCCCGTCTCGGGCGTCTTCGCCGCGCAGGAGATCGCGCCCCAGGCGCGCACGCTGGCCGAGGATCGCGGCATCCGCTGCCTCGTGCTCGACTACGACCAGATGAAGGGCATCGAGAGCAAGCGCCCGACGCTGTTCTGA
- a CDS encoding GPP34 family phosphoprotein has protein sequence MPPLRLLDAVLLLVHDDDTGARLVSDRVWERFLMAVAIVELVVGGAARLEPAHPQGPPIVRATGRPAADPLLARLLADADGRDLPAATKGHDGFLPGMRGLVDELVEARLETLAAAGMLSKEQVRVLGIPVRSDWVAGPRADVEQRLRMRMLRAIDAPAQADDDVVLLFALLHPTGSLPAILPMVDRHRLVVDIGAIVSRTWLAQTIFRLTYVPGNRFNPWLYT, from the coding sequence ATGCCCCCGCTGCGCCTGCTCGACGCCGTGCTGCTGCTCGTGCACGACGACGACACCGGCGCGCGACTCGTCTCGGATCGGGTGTGGGAGCGGTTCCTCATGGCCGTGGCGATCGTCGAGCTCGTCGTCGGCGGCGCCGCGCGGCTCGAGCCCGCGCATCCGCAGGGTCCGCCGATCGTGCGCGCGACGGGTCGGCCAGCTGCCGATCCGTTGCTCGCCCGCCTGCTCGCAGACGCCGACGGGCGTGACCTGCCCGCGGCGACGAAGGGGCACGACGGGTTCCTGCCCGGCATGCGCGGCCTCGTCGACGAGCTCGTCGAGGCGCGGCTCGAGACCCTGGCAGCAGCGGGGATGCTGTCGAAGGAGCAGGTGCGCGTGCTCGGCATCCCCGTGCGCAGCGACTGGGTGGCCGGGCCGCGCGCCGACGTCGAGCAGCGCCTGCGGATGCGGATGCTGCGCGCGATCGACGCACCTGCGCAGGCCGACGACGACGTCGTGCTGCTCTTCGCGCTGCTGCACCCGACCGGATCCCTGCCCGCGATCCTGCCGATGGTCGACCGGCACCGGCTCGTCGTCGACATCGGTGCGATCGTGAGCCGCACGTGGCTGGCGCAGACGATCTTCCGGCTCACGTACGTGCCGGGCAACCGGTTCAACCCCTGGCTCTACACCTGA
- the hemL gene encoding glutamate-1-semialdehyde 2,1-aminomutase, producing MTETTTTTNDALFDRARRSIPGGVNSPVRAFGSVGGTPRFIRSARGPYVTDVEGVERVDLVASWGPALLGHAHPAIVDAVQQAAARGLSFGAPTGAEVELAEEITRRVPIAERVRLVSTGTEATMTAIRLARGATGRDLLVKFDGHYHGHSDALLVAAGSGLATLAMPGSSGIPDAVAATTIVLPYDDEAAVEAAFAEHGDRIAAIITEAAPANIGLIAPRPGFHAFLARTAHAHGALLISDEVLTGFRVHASGMWGIEGTTGDEAPDILTFGKVVGGGMPLAALGGRREVMDLLAPLGPVYQAGTLSGNPLAVAAGLTQLRLADDAVYARLDAVADAITAGLTDALAAEGVEHTIARVGSLFSLAFAASAPRTYDDAKAQAVFRHAPFFHAMLDGGVALPPSLFESWFVTAAHDDAAIERVLAALPAAARAAAAAQPA from the coding sequence ATGACCGAGACGACGACCACCACCAACGACGCCCTCTTCGACCGCGCCCGCCGCTCGATCCCGGGCGGCGTCAACTCGCCCGTGCGCGCGTTCGGCTCGGTCGGTGGCACGCCGCGCTTCATCCGCAGCGCGCGGGGTCCGTACGTCACCGACGTCGAGGGCGTCGAGCGCGTCGACCTCGTGGCGTCGTGGGGTCCGGCGCTGCTGGGGCACGCGCATCCGGCGATCGTGGATGCCGTGCAGCAGGCCGCCGCGCGCGGCCTGTCGTTCGGCGCTCCGACGGGCGCGGAGGTCGAGCTCGCCGAGGAGATCACGCGCCGCGTGCCCATCGCCGAGCGCGTGCGCCTCGTGTCGACGGGCACGGAGGCGACGATGACCGCCATCCGCCTCGCGCGCGGCGCGACGGGTCGCGACCTGCTCGTGAAGTTCGACGGGCACTACCACGGGCACTCGGATGCGCTGCTGGTCGCGGCAGGGTCGGGGCTCGCGACGCTCGCGATGCCCGGCTCGTCGGGCATCCCCGACGCCGTCGCCGCGACGACGATCGTGCTGCCGTACGACGACGAGGCGGCCGTCGAGGCGGCGTTCGCCGAGCACGGCGATCGCATCGCGGCGATCATCACCGAGGCCGCGCCTGCCAACATCGGCCTCATCGCGCCGCGCCCCGGCTTCCACGCGTTCCTCGCCCGCACGGCGCACGCGCACGGCGCGCTGCTCATCAGCGACGAGGTGCTCACGGGCTTCCGCGTGCACGCATCCGGCATGTGGGGCATCGAGGGCACGACGGGCGACGAGGCCCCCGACATCCTCACGTTCGGCAAGGTCGTCGGCGGCGGCATGCCGCTCGCGGCGCTCGGCGGCAGGCGCGAGGTCATGGACCTGCTCGCCCCGCTCGGCCCCGTCTACCAGGCGGGCACGCTGTCGGGGAACCCGCTCGCCGTCGCCGCGGGCCTCACGCAGCTGCGCCTCGCCGACGACGCCGTCTACGCGCGCCTCGATGCGGTGGCGGATGCCATCACGGCAGGGCTGACGGATGCGCTCGCCGCCGAGGGCGTCGAGCACACGATCGCGCGGGTCGGCAGCCTGTTCTCGCTCGCCTTCGCCGCGTCCGCGCCCCGCACGTACGACGACGCGAAGGCGCAGGCGGTCTTCCGGCACGCCCCGTTCTTCCACGCGATGCTCGACGGTGGGGTCGCGCTGCCGCCGAGCCTGTTCGAGTCGTGGTTCGTCACGGCTGCGCACGACGACGCGGCGATCGAGCGCGTGCTCGCGGCGCTGCCGGCCGCGGCGCGCGCGGCGGCCGCAGCCCAGCCCGCCTGA
- a CDS encoding MFS transporter has product MRETVRWRNAVFAVFFAMGFGFASLAARFPTARDMLDISVDQLGLALLGISVGSITGLATASHVIARLGTRVVMVTGASIIGVGLCVAGWGVEARSMPILIGGLLVTGLSTGITDVAMNLSGAANERAIGRAIMPVFHAFFSFGTVAGAGYGALGEATGIGIGPQMTIYLVLVVGLAAVVRPHLVQQPIQPEDHVGFKERLSVWTDARTWLIGGLVLGMALTEGSANDWLTLLMVDGHDFDEVGAALAFALFLTAMTAGRLAGVPLIERFGRVAMLRATASLAAVGLVLVIVVDHQVVALIGTAMWGLGASLGFPIGMSAAADDARMATARVGAVATIGYVAFLAGPPLLGFLGEHLGLRDAMWVVLAFVVLSLLTSAVARERGTASGAPDPAVEARP; this is encoded by the coding sequence ATGCGCGAGACGGTGCGGTGGCGGAACGCGGTGTTCGCGGTGTTCTTCGCGATGGGCTTCGGCTTCGCGTCGCTCGCCGCCCGGTTCCCGACGGCGCGCGACATGCTCGACATCTCCGTCGACCAGCTGGGCCTCGCCCTCCTGGGCATCTCGGTCGGCTCGATCACGGGACTCGCGACCGCGAGCCACGTCATCGCGCGGCTGGGCACGCGCGTCGTCATGGTGACGGGCGCGTCGATCATCGGCGTCGGCCTGTGCGTCGCCGGTTGGGGCGTCGAGGCGCGCAGCATGCCGATCCTCATCGGCGGCCTGCTCGTGACGGGCCTGTCGACGGGCATCACCGACGTCGCCATGAACCTCTCGGGCGCCGCGAACGAGCGCGCCATCGGCCGCGCCATCATGCCCGTCTTCCACGCGTTCTTCTCGTTCGGCACCGTCGCCGGCGCCGGCTACGGCGCGCTCGGCGAGGCGACCGGCATCGGCATCGGGCCGCAGATGACGATCTACCTCGTCCTCGTCGTGGGGCTCGCCGCGGTCGTGCGTCCGCACCTCGTGCAGCAGCCCATCCAGCCCGAGGACCACGTGGGCTTCAAGGAGCGCCTGTCGGTCTGGACGGATGCGCGCACGTGGCTCATCGGCGGCCTCGTGCTGGGCATGGCGCTCACCGAGGGGTCGGCGAACGACTGGCTCACGCTGCTCATGGTCGACGGGCACGACTTCGACGAGGTCGGTGCCGCGCTCGCGTTCGCGCTGTTCCTCACGGCCATGACCGCCGGACGCCTCGCAGGCGTGCCGCTCATCGAGCGCTTCGGCCGGGTCGCGATGCTGCGTGCGACCGCATCCCTCGCCGCCGTCGGCCTCGTGCTGGTGATCGTCGTCGACCATCAGGTCGTCGCGCTTATCGGCACCGCGATGTGGGGCCTCGGCGCCTCGCTCGGCTTCCCCATCGGCATGTCGGCCGCCGCCGACGACGCCCGCATGGCCACGGCCCGCGTCGGCGCGGTCGCGACGATCGGCTACGTCGCCTTCCTCGCCGGCCCTCCCCTGCTCGGCTTCCTCGGCGAGCACCTCGGCCTGCGCGACGCCATGTGGGTCGTGCTCGCCTTCGTCGTGCTGTCGCTGCTCACCTCCGCCGTCGCGCGCGAGCGCGGCACCGCATCCGGCGCGCCCGACCCCGCGGTCGAGGCGCGGCCGTAG
- a CDS encoding winged helix DNA-binding domain-containing protein codes for MVRRLTADERRLLGMRVRAQLLAEPAACVADAVERMLSMQAQDWFGSLWAVAQRADASAADVEAAQARGEIVRSWPMRGTLHWTRAEDIRWLALLTADRIDRRDAGRMRQLELDDGALARSRSVVEATLADGPASRQTLLDALVAAGQPVHAQRGPHILGHLARHAHVVMVSRTDYALHDVWVTEPRALDGDEALAEVARRYLVSHGPATIHDLAWWTGLTIADARRGVDAVRGELAAFAVDGVEHLHASGLEPAEGVHLIAPFDELVLGYRDREVTLRGEPLDRIVPGSNGMFLPAIVVDGAVSGTWRRTARAAGIEVETDAWVPIPGRREPALRRAVRAYGAAHGATATLV; via the coding sequence ATGGTGCGCAGGCTGACGGCCGACGAGCGGCGACTGCTGGGCATGCGCGTGCGCGCGCAGCTGCTCGCCGAGCCCGCCGCGTGCGTGGCCGACGCGGTCGAGCGGATGCTGTCGATGCAGGCGCAGGACTGGTTCGGCTCGCTGTGGGCCGTCGCGCAGCGGGCGGATGCGTCGGCCGCCGACGTCGAGGCGGCGCAGGCGCGCGGGGAGATCGTGCGCTCGTGGCCCATGCGCGGCACGCTGCACTGGACGCGTGCGGAGGACATCCGCTGGCTCGCGCTGCTCACGGCCGACCGCATCGACCGACGCGACGCCGGCCGGATGCGGCAGCTCGAGCTCGACGACGGCGCGCTCGCCCGGTCGCGCTCGGTCGTCGAGGCGACCCTCGCCGACGGCCCCGCCTCGCGCCAGACGCTGCTCGACGCGCTCGTCGCCGCGGGGCAGCCCGTGCATGCGCAGCGCGGCCCGCACATCCTCGGCCACCTCGCCAGGCACGCCCACGTCGTCATGGTGAGCCGCACCGACTACGCGCTGCACGACGTCTGGGTCACGGAGCCGCGCGCGCTCGACGGCGACGAGGCGCTCGCCGAGGTCGCGCGCCGCTACCTCGTGAGCCACGGGCCGGCGACGATCCACGACCTCGCCTGGTGGACGGGGCTCACGATCGCCGACGCGCGTCGCGGCGTCGACGCCGTGCGCGGCGAGCTCGCCGCATTCGCCGTCGACGGCGTCGAGCACCTGCACGCGTCGGGGCTCGAGCCCGCCGAGGGCGTGCACCTCATCGCCCCGTTCGACGAGCTCGTGCTCGGCTATCGCGACCGCGAGGTCACGCTGCGCGGCGAGCCGCTCGACCGCATCGTGCCCGGCTCGAACGGCATGTTCCTGCCGGCGATCGTCGTCGACGGCGCCGTCTCGGGCACGTGGCGCCGCACGGCGCGCGCGGCGGGCATCGAGGTCGAGACGGATGCGTGGGTGCCGATCCCCGGCCGTCGCGAGCCGGCGCTGCGCCGCGCGGTGCGCGCGTACGGCGCCGCGCACGGCGCGACGGCGACGCTCGTCTGA
- a CDS encoding ABC transporter ATP-binding protein, with amino-acid sequence MSVIATKALEKRFGRSVALDGVDLTVEQGEIHGFLGPNGAGKSTTIRILLGLLRASGGEASVLGMHPWRDATRIHERLASVPGDVTLWPSLTGGEAIDVLTRMRGQRPPARDRARLLDAFDLDPTKKGTAYSKGNRQKVALVAAFATPADLYVLDEPTSGLDPLMEEVFRAEVRRVADEGATVLLSSHILSEVEQLCSRVSIIRAGRIVEAGSLADLRHLSHTQVSWEGSDADADAPGLADVATRGGRVVGSLAPEAVPAFLAWAAQRTLPGLTMQPPSLEQLFLRHYGPVAESGGSSSSDSPSAGPLPEPLLEVRAERASKGAPAEPSDADHPHGRHARIDAPEP; translated from the coding sequence ATGAGCGTCATCGCGACGAAGGCTCTCGAGAAGCGGTTCGGCCGCTCGGTCGCGCTCGACGGCGTCGACCTCACGGTCGAGCAGGGCGAGATCCACGGATTCCTCGGCCCGAACGGGGCCGGCAAGTCGACGACGATCCGCATCCTGCTGGGGCTGTTGCGCGCCTCCGGCGGCGAGGCGAGCGTGCTCGGCATGCATCCGTGGCGGGATGCGACGCGCATCCACGAGCGCCTCGCGTCGGTGCCGGGCGACGTCACGCTGTGGCCGAGCCTCACGGGTGGCGAGGCGATCGACGTGCTCACGCGCATGCGCGGACAGCGGCCGCCCGCACGCGACCGGGCGCGCCTGCTCGACGCGTTCGACCTCGACCCGACGAAGAAGGGCACGGCGTACTCGAAGGGCAACCGCCAGAAGGTCGCGCTCGTCGCCGCGTTCGCGACGCCCGCCGACCTGTACGTGCTCGACGAGCCCACGAGCGGCCTCGACCCGCTCATGGAGGAGGTGTTCCGCGCCGAGGTGCGCCGCGTCGCCGACGAGGGCGCGACGGTGCTGCTGTCGAGCCACATCCTCTCGGAGGTCGAGCAGCTGTGCTCGCGCGTCTCGATCATCCGCGCCGGCCGCATCGTCGAGGCCGGCTCACTCGCCGACCTGCGGCACCTGTCGCACACGCAGGTGTCGTGGGAGGGGTCGGATGCGGATGCCGACGCGCCGGGGCTCGCGGACGTCGCGACGCGCGGCGGTCGCGTGGTCGGGTCGCTCGCGCCCGAGGCGGTGCCCGCCTTCCTCGCGTGGGCGGCGCAGCGCACGCTGCCGGGCCTCACGATGCAGCCGCCGAGCCTCGAGCAGCTGTTCCTGCGGCACTACGGCCCTGTCGCCGAGTCGGGCGGCTCATCCTCGTCCGACTCGCCCTCGGCGGGGCCGCTCCCAGAACCGCTCCTTGAGGTGCGAGCGGAGCGAGCCTCGAAAGGTGCCCCCGCAGAGCCGTCCGACGCCGACCACCCCCACGGCCGCCACGCCCGCATCGACGCACCCGAGCCCTGA
- the hemB gene encoding porphobilinogen synthase: MSPTIRPRRLRRTPALRRLVAETRIHPSQLILPMFVADGLTEPRPIGSMPGVVQHTIDSASRAVEQAIEAGVGGVMLFGVPKDEDKDAAGSAGIDPDGILNRATAALDDRFGDDTVIQTDLCLDEFTDHGHCGVLDEWGGIDNDATLERYAEMAIAQVDAGSAMVGLSGMMDGQVAFVRDALDDAGYEDAAILAYAAKYASALYGPFREAVGSSLQGDRRTYQQDPANAREGLREATLDEAEGADVLMVKPASFYLDVLRDVADEAQVPVWAYQVSGEYAMVEAAAANGWIDRDRAIAESVTSIVRAGADAVLTYWAVELAESLR, translated from the coding sequence GTGAGTCCCACGATCCGTCCGCGCAGGCTCCGACGCACTCCCGCCCTGCGAAGGCTGGTGGCCGAGACGCGCATCCACCCGAGCCAGCTCATCCTGCCGATGTTCGTCGCCGATGGGCTGACCGAGCCGCGACCCATCGGCAGCATGCCGGGCGTCGTGCAGCACACGATCGACTCCGCGAGCCGCGCCGTCGAGCAGGCGATCGAGGCGGGCGTCGGCGGCGTCATGCTGTTCGGCGTGCCGAAGGACGAGGACAAGGATGCGGCGGGCTCGGCCGGCATCGACCCCGACGGCATCCTCAACCGTGCGACGGCGGCGCTCGACGACCGCTTCGGCGACGACACCGTCATCCAGACCGACCTGTGCCTCGACGAGTTCACCGACCACGGCCACTGCGGCGTGCTCGACGAGTGGGGCGGCATCGACAACGACGCGACGCTCGAGCGGTACGCCGAGATGGCGATCGCGCAGGTCGACGCCGGCTCGGCGATGGTCGGCCTCAGCGGCATGATGGACGGCCAGGTCGCGTTCGTGCGCGACGCGCTCGACGACGCCGGCTACGAGGATGCGGCGATCCTCGCCTACGCCGCGAAGTACGCCTCCGCGCTCTACGGGCCCTTCCGCGAGGCCGTCGGCTCGAGCCTGCAGGGCGACCGTCGCACGTACCAGCAGGACCCGGCGAACGCGCGCGAGGGTCTGCGCGAGGCGACGCTCGACGAGGCCGAGGGCGCCGACGTGCTCATGGTGAAGCCCGCATCGTTCTACCTCGACGTGCTGCGCGACGTCGCCGACGAGGCGCAGGTGCCCGTGTGGGCGTACCAGGTGTCGGGAGAGTACGCGATGGTCGAGGCCGCCGCGGCGAACGGCTGGATCGACCGCGACCGCGCGATCGCGGAGTCGGTGACGTCGATCGTGCGCGCGGGCGCGGATGCCGTGCTCACCTACTGGGCGGTCGAGCTGGCCGAGTCGCTGCGCTGA